GAAGCTATAAAAGAATTTCTCCGCCGCGGAATTGATACTTCACGTTCCGTAGCCTGTGGAAAAATTATTCATATCAGCTCTGTTCATGAGATTATTCCCTGGGCCGGCCATGCCAACTATGCTTCAAGCAAAGGAGCGATAAGAATGCTTATGCAGACTTTAGCCCAGGAATACGGAGCAGATAAAATCCGTGTAAACTCTATCTGTCCGGGAGCCATTCAGACCCCGATCAATACCAATGCCTGGAATACTCCGGAAGCATTGAATTCCCTTCTTACACTAATTCCTTACAACAGAATTGGCCAGCCCGAAGATATCGGAAACCTGGCAGTGTTTCTGGCGAGTGACTTTTCCGATTATATTACAGGAGCCAGCATTTTTGTAGATGGTGGAATGACAACTTTTGAAAGTTTTTCTACGGGAGGATAGGTTTTTAAGTTTTGGGTGGCTATTTAGTTACTTCACGTCTCAGATCTTCTCATTAATACATTTTACAAAAAATAATACATGTCCGAAAAACAAAGACTTTCAGAACTCTCATGGAAAAAATGGGGACCATACGTCAGCAACCGTGAATGGGGGCTCGTTCGCGAAGATTACAGTGCAGATGGAGATGCATGGAATTATACCACCCACGATACTGCAGAAGCCAAAACATACCGTTGGGGTGAAGAAGGTATCTGCGGCATCTGTGATGATCTTCAGAAGCTGGTTTTTTCCATAGGATTCTGGAATAAAAAAGATAAAATGGTAAAAGAACGTTTCTTTGGCCTTACCAACGGACAGGGAAACCATGGGGAAGACGTAAAGGAATATTTTTATTACCTTGATTCTACGCCTACCCATTCCTATATGAAGATGCTGTACAAGTATCCGCAGAATCCTTTTCCTTACGAAGAACTCCTGAAAGTCAATGCGGAAAGAAGTAAAAATGAACCTGAATATGAGCTGATAGACACCGGGATCTTTGACCGGAATGAATACTTTGACATCTTTATTGAATATGCCAAAGAAAGCGAGCATGATATTCTGATTAAACTTACCATTGTCAATAAATCCGAAAAAGAAGCCCCGATTATCATATTGCCAACCGTTTGGTTCAGAAATACATGGAATTGGGGTTACGATGATTACAAACCACAGCTGGACAGTCAGGATGCGCAGCATATTGCTGTTAAACACAATGATATTGACATCAAAAACTTATATGCAAAGCAATCTTCAAAGACCTTGTTTTGTGATAACGAAACCAATACCGAAAGGCTCTATCAATCTCCTAATGAATCAAGATATTGTAAAGATGGAATCAATGATTTTGTGATTAACGGAAATTCCCAGGCTGTAAATCCTAAAAGTACCGGAACAAAAGCTTCTTTTTTTATTGATGAAATACTGAAAGCGGGAGAATCAAAAATCTTTGAATTCAGAATGACGGATAAAGAATTAAAAGATCCGTTTACTGATTTTGAAGAGATTTTCGAAATCAGGAAAAAAGAAGCGGATGATTTTTATGCTGAAATTCAGAAAGGGATACAGTCGCAGGATGAAAAACTGGTACAGAGACAGGCGTTTGCCGGAATGCTCTGGAACAAAATGTTTTATCATTACAACGTTGAAAAATGGCTGAAAGGAGACCCCGGAGAAATGTCCCCTCCCAAATCCCGTGAAAAAATCAGGAATTACGACTGGAAACATCTCAATAACGAACATATCATTTCAATGCCCGATAAATGGGAATATCCGTGGTATGCCACTTGGGACCTGGCTTTTCATACCATCAGTTTTTCATTGATAGACCCGGATTTTGCAAAACATCAGCTTAAACTTTTCCTGTTTGAATGGTATATGCACCCTAACGGTCAGCTTCCCGCCTATGAATGGAATTTCAGCGATGTAAATCCTCCGGTTCATGCCTGGGCAGTTTTCAGGGTTTTTAAAATTGATGAATATATCAAGGGAAAACCGGATCTTGAGTTTCTGGAAAGTGCATTCCAGAAGCTTCTTATGAACTTTACATGGTGGGTGAATAAAAAAGACAGCAACGGCAATAATATTTTCGAAGGAGGCTTTTTAGGCCTTGATAATATTGGTGTTTTTGACCGGAATTTAACCCTTCCGAATGGTGAGCAGCTGGAACAGTCGGACGGAACCAGCTGGATGGCAATGTTTGCCCTGAATATGATGAGAATTGCCCTTGAACTGGCACTTTATAACAGTGTTTATGAAGAAATGGCAATGAAATTTTTTGAACATTTCCTTTCCATTGCCAATTCGCTGGATAATATGGGGGATGAGAATTTCAGCCTTTGGGACCAGGAAGATGAATTTTTCTACGATGCCCTTGCTTCCAGTGACGGAGACCATATGTATCTAAGGTTGAGAACGATTGTAGGCCTGATTCCTATGTTTGCCGTTGAGGTAATTGATGATGAAATGATTGAAAAGCTTCCGAATTTCAAAAAAAGAATGAAATGGGTTCTTGAAAATAAGCCTGAGCTGACCTCACTTGTGTCCAGATGGGAGGTAAAAGGGCAGGATTCCAAACACCTTCTTTCACTGCTTCGCGGACACCGTTTGAAAAGATTATTGACAAGAATGCTGAATCCTGAAGAGTTTTTAAGCGATTACGGAGTTCGGGCACTGTCTAAAGAATATGAGCAGAATCCTTATACTCTAAATTTAAACGGAACGGATTACAGCGTGAAATATACTCCTGCAGAAAGCGACAGTGGTCTTTTTGGAGGAAACAGCAATTGGAGGGGACCGATTTGGTTTCCAATTAATTTTCTCATTATCGAAAGCCTTCAGAGGTTTTTCTTTTACTACAGCCCGGATTTCCTGGTGGAATATCCTACAGGAAGCGGAAATTATTCGAATCTGGACCAGATTGCAGATTCCTTAAGTAAAAGGCTGGCCAGAATATTCCTGATGGATGAAAACGGAAAACGCCCTGTAAATGGTCAGTATGAAAGATTTCAGACAGATCCGGATTTTAAAGACTATATTTTGTTTTATGAATATTTTCACGGCGATAATGGAAGAGGAGTAGGAGCATCACACCAAACGGGATGGACCGGCCTGATTGCAAAAATACTACAGCCAAGATTTTCGAAAAAAGAAATCGCGGAATCTGAAACTGAGATGCCGGAAGATGCAGAAGGACAAAAAAGCAAATAGGCAAAAAGCGGAACTGCTGAATTAAGTTGTAATTTGTTCGGCTAGCTTAGTGATTTTTCTCTTTTAATCACATTTATTCAAAAATCTGTTGAATGACTTCCAGTGATGCCGGGATTTTAAAATCTGTAATATGATAATGATAGTATACTAAAATACTGTCAAGAAAATCTTTTCGCTGTGAAGAGTGGATTTTTGTTGCATAAAGGCTTTCTGAGCTGAGAATTGTTTTCCATAAGCCGGATATTTCACTGTTAAACAGCTGATGTGCAGGAGCCTCTGAGAATGTTCCGGTTTCAGGATCCAAATACGGCCCGTTATGAACCAAAGGGGCAACCCCCTGAATCTTTAATACTGAAATTAAAAAGAGGAGATGACATTGATAATTCCTGGCCATTAATTCTTCTGTAAATTCATCAATACTTAAGAAAAGGCCGGGATTTTTATTTTCGTGTCTTAAAACCTGGTTCAGGAAGTCTGAAATGAAAAAGATTATGGTATTGGTCTTAATATCCGTGTACATATCATGATTTTTCACCAGCTCAAACCTGGAAACCAAGGGTATTCCATTACCTTTTACAGGATTAACGGTAAAACTGAGCATACTTAATGGCTGAAGCAGGGCTTTCTTTTTATTTCTTTTGGAATAGATCCCTTTTACGAAATAGGTCTGAAAGCCATCCTCTTCTGTAAAACAATGCAGAACTGCATCATTTTCCCCATATTTTATGTATGATAATAAAAATCCGTTCTGTGAATTCATTAATTAACTACAGCTATTTTTGCAGTAGCTTTATCTGAGCCGTCTTCATTGGTCATCAGTACAAAGTAAATACCTGAAGCCACTCTTGTACCTTTCAGATTGTTAAGGTCCCATTCATAATAACCTCCTCTGGCCACAGCAGAATGTATTACATTTCCTGCTGCATCTGTAATTCTGATATTTGTCTTTTCTGCAAGTCCTTTGATAGTCACTTTTCCTTTAAAGTTAGAATACACTACAGGGTTAGGATACACTACCACATTTCCAAAATTAGCAGTTACATCCGCAACATCTCCCTGATAAGATACAATACCATTAAAGGTTACAAAATATACTTTTCCGGTTTTCTTGTCTACTTTTATATCGGTAACAGAATTGGTAGGAAGAGGCGAGTTTTCTTTTGTGAAATGCTTAATGGTCTGCTGTCCGTCTGAAGAAAGATAATATACACCGCCTCCGTCTACGGAAAGCCATTTATAATCTCCTGCATCTACTTCTATCTGCAGTATTTGTCCGTCCCTGAAAAGTTCTTCCCCAAGTCCACCCTGTTCAATAATGATAGGCTCCACTTCCGGGCTTGGATCTTTTATTGCTGTAGCAGCATTAGGTAATATTCTTAATCCGCTGTCAGTACCAATCCATGCATCACCTGATTTACTGAAAGCTACAGATAACGTTCCTTTTGAGTTTCCTGCAAATCCGTTGGTATCTTTTAATATGTAATCTGTATCGTCTGAAAGGTTGGTAGGGTTTTTATAATCGTATACAATAAAATTATTGGTTCTTGGAAGCGGAATCCATATCATGTTTTCATAAAATACAGGTTTCTGCATACCTTCACCTGATAATCCGAATTTCTTTACAACAAAATTATCTGCAGCTTTGTCATATATACCTATTGATGGTGAGCCATCATTGAATCCTACAGAAACAAAGAGATTGTTTTGATTATCAAATGCAAACCCTACCGGACGACGGTAATATATACTTGGGGCACCCATATCATAATATTTTACGAGGTCAAAATCTTTATTTCCCGTATTATATTTCATTTTATAAACACCTTGTGAGCCCACCGTATAATTAGTGAAAAATACTTCACTGTTGTCAGCGGGGTTCATTACGGCATCCAGAACATTGACGGGTGTAGTAAGTCCTATAAAATAGGAAGGATAGATCCATTCACCCCCATTAAAGTAATAAAATCCGGGCTTCTTAGGATTCTCCGCAGGCTGGTTATACCTGTTCAGTCTCGATCCGGATGATATCAGCAACTGGTTATTGTCGTACAGATTGATCTTATAGGAAGAATTGGAATAAGGACCTGAAGGTTTATAGGTCGTACCACTTTCTTCCTTGATTCCGGATAAGATTGTTCCGGCATATATTTTTCCGCTGGCTGTGATAGCTGTGTTACAGTCTTCCCCCATACTCACGGCATTTAGAGATAATCCGTTTAATCCGAATGTATATATTCTGTTATCTGTTACTATGATATTGTTGGAATTGATAACAATGTCCCGGATATTCGAAAAACTTGCCGGTAATGGGGTACCGGTACCGCCATTGTAAATGTATGCTGATGTGGCAGACGAAAAGATAAGTGATGATTCAGCATCAATATGTTTGAATGATCCTGGAATTTCTGTTGTCCATGTTGAAAATACCGGAAATGTAGTATTCATTTCATGGCTTTTAAGGCCGGTATTTGTTACAGAATATATTTTATTTCCGAATATAGTTGCTTCGTTACTGGCCTCATAAACACCGCCGGTCACAAAAAATGCGGAATCTCCGAATTCTTTTTTGTTGATATTAAATACAGAAACTCCATAACCCACAGATATTACAGCCTGATCTCCTGTAATGGAAATATGGTTGATCTTTTTGCTTCCGTTGTAGCCGGTTGCAATGGGTATATCAACAATATATTTAACCTCTTGCGGGGTAATGACATCCATAGAACCGTTTGCGTATCCTATAATCCCTGTTTTAGTCTGTGGATTATAATCGAAGGCCGATATATTTACGTCATGGAGACCGTTAGCTTTTGACAGCTTCGTAATCTCTCCGGTTGCAATGCTATAGTAGAATATCCCGTTTTCAGTCGCGGCAATGATCTTTCCGTTGTCTTCTTTCATGGCCAAGACATTGTTGTAGGAAAAAAGATCCGTCCATTTTTTAGATGAAATAACCTGTGCGTTCACGAATTGCAGGGAGGCTAAAATACCAAGAGAGATTAAAGAGAGTTTTTTCATATTATACGGTTATGCTGCTGTCTATGGCCTGGTTGTTCCAGGAAATATGCTTTATGTTTTTATTTGCGTCGAAGTAAAAATCTATTCTGCCAAGAAGAAGGCCGGCCCATCCTACCTGGTTTACCAGCACGTTTTTACCCTGTCTGTTGGTAAAAGTTTGTGGTTCAGGTAAAAAAGTATGGGTATGTCCGCCTAATATAATATCAATATTTTCTGTTTTGGCAGCCAGAATTTTGTCGCTTATTTTATCAGGTTCATCTTTGTAATCGTAGCCGATGTGGGAAAGGCAGATCACAAGATCACATTTTTGTTCGTTTTTCAGGAAGCTGGAATAATGTTGGGCTACATCTACAGGATCTGAATATACAGTTTCACCGTATTGTTTTTTTCCTACAAGACCATCCAGCTGGATACCCACGCCGAAAATACCTACTTTTATTCCGTTTTTGTTAAATATTTTATATTGAGAGGTTTTCCCGTCCAGAACTGTATTTTTAAAATCGTAGTTTGAACAGATAAACGGAAACTTTGCATTGGGAAGAGTTTTTAAGAAACCGTCAAGACCATTATCGAAATCGTGGTTTCCCATTGTAGAAGCATCGTACTTCATCATAGACATCAGCTTAAATTCCAGTTCGCCTCCGAAGAAATTAAAATAAGGGGTTCCCTGGAAAATATCGCCGGAATCCAGAAGAAGAACATTACTTTCCTGACTTCTGATCTGCTGTATCAGGCTCGCTCTTCTGGCAAATCCTCCCTGATTGGGATTTTTTGTATAGCTTGCATCAAAAGGCTCTATTCTGCTGTGCTGGTCGTTGGTATGAAGAATAGTCAGTTTATTTGCGGATTTAAAAGGATTGAATTTCAATTCTTCCGCCATCATCATATTGGGAGCTAAAGCTGCTGCTAAAGATCCGCCACCTATTACTTTTAAAAAACTTTTTCTGTCCATTACTTCTTACCGATAAAATTTAAACGAACATCTGTATTTGGGACTACTTCAGGGTTTTTCTTAAAATATTCAATGAAAAGATCCCTTAACCTGATTCCTGTAGAAATTG
Above is a genomic segment from Chryseobacterium shigense containing:
- a CDS encoding glucose 1-dehydrogenase; the protein is MEISLKNQVAVVTGASSGIGKGVAKSLAAAGATVVVNYPFEGALEQANAVLKEITDEGGKGITYQCDVSKEDQVVKMFQDVVSQLGTVDILINNAGIQKDAKFTEMTIDQWNAVIGVNLTGQFLCAREAIKEFLRRGIDTSRSVACGKIIHISSVHEIIPWAGHANYASSKGAIRMLMQTLAQEYGADKIRVNSICPGAIQTPINTNAWNTPEALNSLLTLIPYNRIGQPEDIGNLAVFLASDFSDYITGASIFVDGGMTTFESFSTGG
- a CDS encoding MGH1-like glycoside hydrolase domain-containing protein translates to MSEKQRLSELSWKKWGPYVSNREWGLVREDYSADGDAWNYTTHDTAEAKTYRWGEEGICGICDDLQKLVFSIGFWNKKDKMVKERFFGLTNGQGNHGEDVKEYFYYLDSTPTHSYMKMLYKYPQNPFPYEELLKVNAERSKNEPEYELIDTGIFDRNEYFDIFIEYAKESEHDILIKLTIVNKSEKEAPIIILPTVWFRNTWNWGYDDYKPQLDSQDAQHIAVKHNDIDIKNLYAKQSSKTLFCDNETNTERLYQSPNESRYCKDGINDFVINGNSQAVNPKSTGTKASFFIDEILKAGESKIFEFRMTDKELKDPFTDFEEIFEIRKKEADDFYAEIQKGIQSQDEKLVQRQAFAGMLWNKMFYHYNVEKWLKGDPGEMSPPKSREKIRNYDWKHLNNEHIISMPDKWEYPWYATWDLAFHTISFSLIDPDFAKHQLKLFLFEWYMHPNGQLPAYEWNFSDVNPPVHAWAVFRVFKIDEYIKGKPDLEFLESAFQKLLMNFTWWVNKKDSNGNNIFEGGFLGLDNIGVFDRNLTLPNGEQLEQSDGTSWMAMFALNMMRIALELALYNSVYEEMAMKFFEHFLSIANSLDNMGDENFSLWDQEDEFFYDALASSDGDHMYLRLRTIVGLIPMFAVEVIDDEMIEKLPNFKKRMKWVLENKPELTSLVSRWEVKGQDSKHLLSLLRGHRLKRLLTRMLNPEEFLSDYGVRALSKEYEQNPYTLNLNGTDYSVKYTPAESDSGLFGGNSNWRGPIWFPINFLIIESLQRFFFYYSPDFLVEYPTGSGNYSNLDQIADSLSKRLARIFLMDENGKRPVNGQYERFQTDPDFKDYILFYEYFHGDNGRGVGASHQTGWTGLIAKILQPRFSKKEIAESETEMPEDAEGQKSK
- the recO gene encoding DNA repair protein RecO, with protein sequence MNSQNGFLLSYIKYGENDAVLHCFTEEDGFQTYFVKGIYSKRNKKKALLQPLSMLSFTVNPVKGNGIPLVSRFELVKNHDMYTDIKTNTIIFFISDFLNQVLRHENKNPGLFLSIDEFTEELMARNYQCHLLFLISVLKIQGVAPLVHNGPYLDPETGTFSEAPAHQLFNSEISGLWKTILSSESLYATKIHSSQRKDFLDSILVYYHYHITDFKIPASLEVIQQIFE
- a CDS encoding bifunctional metallophosphatase/5'-nucleotidase: MDRKSFLKVIGGGSLAAALAPNMMMAEELKFNPFKSANKLTILHTNDQHSRIEPFDASYTKNPNQGGFARRASLIQQIRSQESNVLLLDSGDIFQGTPYFNFFGGELEFKLMSMMKYDASTMGNHDFDNGLDGFLKTLPNAKFPFICSNYDFKNTVLDGKTSQYKIFNKNGIKVGIFGVGIQLDGLVGKKQYGETVYSDPVDVAQHYSSFLKNEQKCDLVICLSHIGYDYKDEPDKISDKILAAKTENIDIILGGHTHTFLPEPQTFTNRQGKNVLVNQVGWAGLLLGRIDFYFDANKNIKHISWNNQAIDSSITV